AACAATCCCCATCGTGATTAAAATCGAAACGATGCCAATAATGAGCGGAATAGCTGCAGCAACAATACCACCAAAGGAAAGAATTAGCACAATTAACGCAATCGGCAAACCAATCATTTCTGCTTTGGCTAAATCGCTCTGACTTGCTTCATTAAGATCTTCTACCATGATAGGTTCGCCAGTCATTGTAACGGTTAAGCCTTTTTTATTCTTTAAAAGCTTATGTAATTGATTGATTTCCTTCCCAAGACTTTCTGGCCCTTTGGTAAAGGAAAGAGTCCCATAAGCATAATTCCCCTTAATCATTCCTTCTTGATCGAATGGGGTTATAGTGGAAAATCCATGAAGTTTGTGAAAGGTTTCTTGAATATAATCGTCCCATTCCTTCTGGCTAATGGAATTTTCTTTATGAAACAATAGGATAATTGAAGATTTGGGAATCCCAAAATCTTTTTCTAGTAGTTTTTTTGTCTGGTTAAATTCACCTTGATATTCGAAGCCGTTACCACTTAAGACCGTTGGAAGCTTTAGGGCAAAAAAACCAAAGCACAAAATAAGCAATATCCATAAAAAAAGTACTAATTTTCGTTTTTGATAAGCGATGTCACCTAATTTTTGCAGCATATCCTTTCCTCCCATTAGTAGGGTTTCCTTTTTAAGGTGGGGTCATTCTTTCGCTGTGAAAATTGTTAAATGTTCATGTTTTATTTTACAAATGTAAAAAAATATTGTCCTTTCTACTTTTTTTGCTAAAATAAAGTAAATAATGAAAGACATTAGGTGATTAGTGGTGGAAACAGAAAAATTGAATAAAGTTATTGAAGCAGCTAAATTGTATTATTTACTGGATTACACTCAAAACGAAATTGCCCAGATCCTAGGTGTATCGCGCCCCACTGTTTCCCGTTTTTTACAGTTAGCCAAAAGTGAAGGTATTGTTGAAATCAATATTAAGGATCCTAATGAAAACGTTGAAAGTCTTGCAACCAGGCTAGAGCAAAAATTCAATTTAAAAAAAGTAATTATTGCTTCTATTCCTCAATTTGAAGATCATATTATCAAAAATTACTTAGGTGAAAAAACAGCCATATATCTTCAAGAAGTTGTCAAAGATGATGATATAATCGGCGTAACCTGGGGAACAACCCTTTATCATGTTGCAATTGAATTGCAACAAAAATTTGTAAAAGATGTTAAAGTGGTTCAGCTTAAAGGTGGAGTAAGTCATTCAGAAACAAATACGTATGCATCGGAAATATTATATTTATTCGGCAAAGCCTATAATACAACGCCACACCATTTGCCACTGCCAGCCATTGTCGACCATATTGTAGTTAAACAAGCAATGGAAGCCGATCGCCATATTGGAAAAGTTTTGGATTTAGGAAAACAGGCTAATATTGCAATTTTTACGATTGGCCATGTTAAATCTGATTCACTTTTATTTCAGTTAGGTTATTTTACTGAAAGTGATCTGGAATCCCTAAATGGAAAAGCTGTTGGGGATATTTGTTCCCGTTTTTTTGATAGGAATGGTAAGGTATGTAATGAAAGTTTAAATAATAGAACACTTGGAATTAATTTGGAAGATTTAAAGAAAAAAGAGTATTCAATATTAGTTGCTGGTGGACCAAATAAGATTGAAGGTATTTATGGTGCCTTAATTGGCCAGTTTGCGAACGTATTAGTCACGGATCAATTTACGGCACAATTTTTACTTGATAAAAAAGAGTAACTAGTTAGTGGTAACACCTAAAGTACAACGATAAAGTTACTAATTCGATTTGGGTAGAGTGTTAATTAAACATTAAATTAACACTCTTTTTATTTTAATACTTCCTTCCGAAACTTATTTATCCTCAAAAAACCGTACATTATTTTATTTCCAATAAAAAAATTTTTACATTTGTTCAATATGTATATTACATTTGCTTATTTTTTGGTATAGTAACATTATCACGGATTACAAATACTAAAATTAACTTTTAAAAGTATAGGAAGGAAGTTTTACAAATGACTCAAAATATTGCAAAAATGATTGATCATACACTTTTGAAGGCTGATGCAAAAAAGGAAGAAATTATAAAAATCGTTGAAGAAGCAAAACAATATAAATTTGCATCTGTTTGTATTAATCCAACATGGGTCAAAACTGCTGCAGAATTACTTTCAGATACTCCTGAAGTAAAGGTTTGTACCGTTATTGGCTTTCCATTAGGAGCAGCAACCTCTGAAACAAAAGCATTTGAAACAAGAAATGCTATTGAAAATGGTGCTACTGAGGTTGATATGGTTATTAATATTAGCGCACTACAAGATAAACAGGATATTGTGGTTGTAGATGATATTCGAGCAGTAGTAGAGGCAGCAAAGGGAAAGGCGTTGACAAAAGTCATCATTGAAACATGTTTACTATCTGATGAAGAAAAGGTACGGGCATGTGAACTTGCTGTAAAAGCTGGAGCGGATTATGTTAAAACCTCTACAGGTTTTTCAACTGGGGGAGCGACTGTTTCCGATATTCGTTTAATGCGCAAAACTGTCGGTCCAGATGTAGGCGTTAAGGCATCAGGTGGAGTTCGAAGCCGTGAGGATGCACTAGCTATGATTGAAGCTGGAGCAACTAGGATTGGTGCAAGTTCAGGTATCGCAATTGTTAATAGAGAAGTATCGAATAGTAATTATTAATTTAAGGTAAGGGGCATACAATGAAAGAGGTAATTTTAGCGTTATTAGCTGGATTGTTGGTTGGTATTTTATTTAAATTCTTAAAGCTACCATTGCCAGCACCGCCTGTTTTTTCGGCAGTCGTTGGGGTTTTCGGTGTTTATTTTGGTGGGATTATTGTAGAATGGATTGGTAAATTGATCCATCATTAAGAAACTTGAAGGGGCGTGAAAAAATGGAGGAGAAAGAGCTACTAAAAGAAGCGGTTAAAGCAAGGGAGTTTGCCTATGTTCCATATTCTAAGTTTAAAGTAGGTGCTGCTCTAGTATCTAAGGATGGTCAAATTTTCCATGGCTGTAATATTGAAAATGCAGCCTATAGCGTTACAAATTGTGCAGAGAGAACCGCTTTATTTAAAGCCTATTCAGATGGTG
The Neobacillus sp. PS3-40 genome window above contains:
- the cdd gene encoding cytidine deaminase; translated protein: MEEKELLKEAVKAREFAYVPYSKFKVGAALVSKDGQIFHGCNIENAAYSVTNCAERTALFKAYSDGVTKFEKLVVTADTDGPVSPCGACRQVISELCDADMEVILTNIKGDIHRITVKDLLPGAFSSKDLK
- a CDS encoding DUF1427 family protein, giving the protein MKEVILALLAGLLVGILFKFLKLPLPAPPVFSAVVGVFGVYFGGIIVEWIGKLIHH
- the deoC gene encoding deoxyribose-phosphate aldolase, which produces MTQNIAKMIDHTLLKADAKKEEIIKIVEEAKQYKFASVCINPTWVKTAAELLSDTPEVKVCTVIGFPLGAATSETKAFETRNAIENGATEVDMVINISALQDKQDIVVVDDIRAVVEAAKGKALTKVIIETCLLSDEEKVRACELAVKAGADYVKTSTGFSTGGATVSDIRLMRKTVGPDVGVKASGGVRSREDALAMIEAGATRIGASSGIAIVNREVSNSNY
- a CDS encoding sugar-binding transcriptional regulator — encoded protein: METEKLNKVIEAAKLYYLLDYTQNEIAQILGVSRPTVSRFLQLAKSEGIVEINIKDPNENVESLATRLEQKFNLKKVIIASIPQFEDHIIKNYLGEKTAIYLQEVVKDDDIIGVTWGTTLYHVAIELQQKFVKDVKVVQLKGGVSHSETNTYASEILYLFGKAYNTTPHHLPLPAIVDHIVVKQAMEADRHIGKVLDLGKQANIAIFTIGHVKSDSLLFQLGYFTESDLESLNGKAVGDICSRFFDRNGKVCNESLNNRTLGINLEDLKKKEYSILVAGGPNKIEGIYGALIGQFANVLVTDQFTAQFLLDKKE